In Desulfobacterales bacterium, one genomic interval encodes:
- a CDS encoding sigma-54 dependent transcriptional regulator has protein sequence MKQNLRPAYPILVIDDEEAILLAIDTTLRMAGFNHIITCRDSRKAMGLIAEHHAQVILMDLMMPHINGQDLLVEIAAEFPDIPVIIITVAVDPKTVVKCMKRGAFDYLVKPVDADRLRTTVINAQHFSELQQENLALKNSMLTDEVSHMDAFSSIITRNRKMLAVFKYLELISKTNQAVLITGETGVGKELVAKAIHELSGVSGPFVSVNVAGLDDNIFSDTLFGHVKGAFTGADTHRMGLIEAASSGTLLLDEIGDLSLTSQVKLLRLLQESEYRPLGMDKTKKAHVRMVASTNEGLNELRSSGKFRKDLLFRLQVHHVHIPSLRERLDDIGLLLNYFIRLAATELNKTVPSYPKELSALLQTYSFPGNVRELKAMVFDAVSRHTKGILSLQVFQNYLNAQRPFGLASAPSGNAETIIFPARLPTIEEATQALLDEAMKRANGNQSLAARLLGVSQQAVSKRLQKGK, from the coding sequence ATGAAACAGAATCTGCGGCCGGCTTATCCTATTTTGGTTATTGATGACGAAGAGGCGATTCTTCTGGCAATCGATACCACCCTGCGGATGGCGGGCTTCAATCATATCATTACCTGCCGGGACAGCCGGAAGGCCATGGGATTGATCGCGGAACACCATGCCCAGGTCATTTTGATGGATCTGATGATGCCCCATATCAACGGGCAGGATCTGCTCGTGGAAATCGCAGCCGAATTTCCCGATATTCCGGTGATTATCATCACCGTGGCTGTGGATCCGAAAACCGTGGTCAAATGCATGAAAAGAGGCGCATTCGACTATCTGGTGAAGCCGGTGGATGCGGACCGGCTGCGGACCACCGTCATTAATGCGCAGCATTTCAGTGAACTGCAACAGGAGAACCTTGCGTTAAAAAACTCGATGTTGACCGACGAAGTGTCCCATATGGACGCCTTTTCGAGCATCATCACGCGAAACCGGAAAATGCTGGCCGTTTTTAAGTATCTGGAACTGATTTCCAAAACAAACCAAGCGGTGTTGATAACTGGAGAAACGGGCGTCGGCAAGGAACTGGTGGCCAAAGCGATTCATGAACTCAGCGGCGTAAGCGGTCCCTTTGTCAGCGTCAATGTGGCGGGGCTTGATGACAATATCTTCTCGGACACCCTTTTTGGCCATGTCAAAGGGGCCTTTACCGGCGCAGATACCCATCGCATGGGGCTGATTGAAGCAGCGTCGTCCGGCACGTTACTTTTGGATGAAATCGGTGATTTAAGTCTCACATCGCAGGTGAAGCTGCTTCGGTTGTTGCAGGAATCCGAATACCGCCCGCTCGGCATGGATAAAACGAAAAAGGCCCATGTTCGAATGGTGGCGTCCACCAATGAAGGCTTAAATGAGCTTCGAAGTTCAGGGAAATTCCGGAAAGATCTTCTCTTCCGGCTTCAGGTGCACCATGTGCATATTCCTTCCTTGCGCGAACGGCTCGACGATATCGGGCTCTTGCTCAATTATTTTATCCGCCTCGCTGCAACGGAGCTGAACAAGACGGTGCCGAGCTATCCCAAGGAGCTTTCCGCGTTGCTTCAGACCTATTCTTTTCCCGGCAATGTTCGGGAGCTAAAGGCCATGGTGTTTGATGCGGTCAGCCGGCATACCAAGGGAATTCTCTCCCTGCAGGTGTTTCAGAATTATCTGAATGCGCAGCGTCCCTTTGGGCTGGCGAGCGCGCCATCGGGGAATGCCGAAACCATTATTTTCCCCGCCCGCCTGCCCACCATCGAAGAGGCCACTCAGGCCCTGTTGGATGAAGCCATGAAACGGGCCAACGGCAATCAATCGCTGGCCGCCAGGCTATTGGGGGTTTCTCAGCAGGCCGTGAGCAAACGCCTGCAAAAGGGAAAGTAG
- a CDS encoding OFA family MFS transporter has translation MTTVKNRGWKVTMAGLGVNLALGILYTWSIFKLEIKESITAGDGRFTWDPASLNDPYAVCCLVFAFAMIFAGRLQDKFSPRLTTMIGGVLTGLGLIVISFSNSLIVWIGGFGVLTGLGLGFAYASATPPAIKWFPSSKTGMIAGIVVAGFGLASVYIAPLANFLIAAFGLNRAMMIFGIAFLSVVCFLSLFLVNPPEGYVPEDGGKERKTTAVTSKKPADRLPLQMMKTGTFYKLWLMYFIGAGAGLFIIGGVAAMAKQSLGEAAWLVVALLAIGNAGGRVIAGMLSDKIGRPLTLAIMMTFQALLIFSLIFMNSESAFLVVAAATFIGFNYGTNLSLFPSLTKDHFGMKHFGSNYGIIFSAWGIGGFVFPRAAQMVVAETGTLNAAYIVTAILLLISAAIAVYGFVPVEKGGKLAAPVPRLTKKPAFTELV, from the coding sequence ATGACGACAGTTAAAAACAGGGGGTGGAAGGTTACAATGGCGGGGTTGGGGGTTAACCTGGCCCTGGGCATTCTCTACACCTGGAGCATCTTTAAACTGGAAATAAAAGAATCGATTACGGCCGGGGACGGTCGATTTACCTGGGATCCCGCGTCCTTGAATGATCCGTATGCTGTTTGTTGCCTGGTGTTTGCCTTTGCCATGATCTTTGCCGGCCGTCTTCAGGATAAGTTTTCCCCGAGGCTGACCACGATGATCGGCGGGGTTTTGACCGGGCTTGGGCTGATCGTCATTTCCTTCTCCAACTCTCTGATCGTGTGGATTGGCGGCTTTGGCGTATTGACGGGCCTGGGATTGGGGTTCGCCTATGCTTCGGCAACGCCGCCGGCCATCAAATGGTTTCCTTCCTCAAAAACCGGCATGATTGCGGGCATCGTTGTGGCCGGTTTTGGCCTGGCCTCTGTTTATATTGCGCCGCTCGCCAATTTTTTAATCGCCGCATTCGGTTTAAACCGGGCCATGATGATCTTCGGTATCGCCTTTCTCAGTGTGGTTTGTTTCCTGTCTTTATTTCTCGTTAACCCGCCGGAGGGGTATGTGCCTGAGGATGGCGGAAAAGAGAGAAAAACAACGGCGGTAACTTCAAAGAAACCGGCGGACCGCTTACCGCTTCAAATGATGAAAACCGGCACCTTCTATAAATTGTGGCTGATGTATTTTATCGGGGCCGGGGCGGGACTCTTTATTATCGGCGGGGTTGCGGCCATGGCAAAGCAAAGCCTGGGAGAAGCGGCCTGGCTGGTTGTGGCGCTTCTTGCCATTGGTAATGCCGGCGGACGGGTGATCGCAGGGATGCTTTCGGATAAAATCGGTCGCCCCCTGACCCTTGCCATCATGATGACGTTTCAGGCACTGCTCATTTTTTCGCTTATTTTTATGAATTCGGAAAGTGCGTTTCTGGTGGTTGCAGCGGCCACTTTCATCGGTTTTAATTACGGCACCAACCTTTCCCTGTTTCCCTCGCTTACCAAAGACCATTTCGGAATGAAACACTTCGGCAGTAATTACGGGATTATTTTTTCCGCTTGGGGCATTGGCGGCTTTGTGTTTCCAAGAGCGGCCCAAATGGTGGTTGCTGAAACCGGCACCTTGAATGCCGCTTATATTGTGACGGCGATTTTGCTCCTCATCAGTGCCGCTATTGCCGTATACGGTTTCGTGCCGGTAGAGAAAGGCGGAAAGCTGGCCGCACCGGTTCCGCGTCTGACGAAAAAACCGGCTTTCACCGAGTTGGTCTAA
- a CDS encoding XdhC family protein, with product MDVVVSAACELLAKGRAFVLATIIDQQGSAPRTAGTRMLITAACETVGTIGGGLLEAETMKAAAQMNEEAPARFLTFDLTHQDAANLEMICGGRVRVLLDYIQPDDDNRVLFTDWRDSLAKGRKAMLISIICGDQTHIERIDHALLMSDQSVQARATLSAAFVEKLSAGITIADHVQVLSLDERLVVVDPGRIAQPLYIFGAGHVSRPTAHLAALVGFGVVVLDDRADFADPARFPDAVAVQTLSSFDGAFENLAVTADAYIVIVTRGHLHDRTVLAQALKTPAAYIGMIGSRRKRDTIYEQLLKDGFTAADIARVHSPIGLTIGADTPEEIAVSIVAELIAVRAGVKNPQGDKAQVPFEPMGSVGRKKNGMTMGAIVSAIRQ from the coding sequence ATGGATGTAGTCGTTTCAGCCGCGTGTGAGCTGCTCGCGAAAGGGCGAGCCTTTGTGTTGGCCACCATCATTGATCAGCAGGGCTCGGCTCCTCGAACCGCCGGCACCCGAATGTTGATTACCGCTGCATGCGAGACTGTCGGCACGATCGGTGGGGGGCTGCTGGAAGCCGAAACCATGAAGGCTGCCGCACAGATGAACGAGGAAGCCCCTGCCCGGTTTCTGACCTTTGACCTGACCCATCAGGATGCGGCGAATTTGGAGATGATTTGCGGCGGCAGGGTTCGGGTGCTTTTGGACTATATTCAACCCGATGATGATAACCGGGTGCTTTTCACCGATTGGCGCGACTCGCTTGCAAAAGGCCGTAAAGCGATGCTCATTTCCATCATTTGCGGCGATCAAACGCATATCGAACGGATTGATCACGCCCTGTTGATGAGCGACCAAAGCGTGCAGGCCCGGGCGACGTTATCTGCGGCTTTCGTCGAGAAATTGTCCGCCGGGATAACCATAGCGGATCATGTTCAAGTCCTATCCCTGGATGAACGTCTGGTGGTGGTGGACCCGGGCCGAATCGCCCAGCCCCTCTACATTTTCGGCGCCGGCCATGTCTCGCGGCCCACGGCCCATTTGGCGGCTCTGGTGGGCTTTGGCGTCGTCGTTCTGGACGACAGGGCGGATTTTGCCGATCCCGCCCGCTTTCCCGATGCCGTGGCGGTCCAAACCCTTTCCAGTTTTGATGGGGCCTTTGAAAATCTGGCCGTGACGGCCGATGCCTATATCGTTATCGTCACCCGAGGGCATCTGCATGACCGGACCGTCCTGGCTCAGGCCTTGAAAACGCCGGCCGCCTATATCGGAATGATCGGCAGCCGGCGTAAGCGAGATACCATTTATGAGCAGTTGTTGAAGGACGGGTTTACGGCCGCTGACATAGCCAGGGTGCATAGTCCCATCGGCTTGACCATTGGTGCGGACACCCCTGAGGAAATTGCCGTGAGCATCGTGGCGGAATTGATCGCCGTGCGCGCAGGGGTAAAGAATCCTCAAGGGGATAAGGCTCAGGTCCCGTTTGAACCCATGGGGTCTGTTGGCCGTAAAAAAAACGGAATGACAATGGGTGCCATTGTATCAGCGATTCGACAATGA
- a CDS encoding thioesterase family protein — protein MVHTIDIKVRGFHVDPSGHVNNARYFEFLDDARWAAFEKTIDLMQLSRDGYPIIPVNININYRHAAVINDVLTIETEINKWTRRTGVFHQIVKLKGTDTVIADADVTFVVFDNRKGKTAVLEGEILEKLKTV, from the coding sequence ATGGTTCACACCATCGATATCAAGGTACGGGGTTTCCATGTGGACCCCTCCGGGCATGTCAACAATGCCCGCTATTTTGAGTTTTTAGATGATGCGCGATGGGCTGCGTTTGAAAAAACGATTGATTTGATGCAATTAAGCCGCGACGGGTACCCGATCATTCCGGTCAATATCAATATCAACTATCGCCACGCCGCAGTTATAAACGATGTATTGACGATCGAGACGGAGATCAACAAATGGACCCGACGCACTGGCGTGTTTCATCAGATCGTCAAACTCAAAGGAACCGACACGGTGATAGCGGATGCCGATGTCACCTTTGTGGTGTTCGATAACCGAAAAGGAAAGACCGCTGTACTTGAAGGCGAAATACTGGAGAAACTCAAAACCGTTTGA
- a CDS encoding cache domain-containing protein: protein MSKEPAAQLLQHLPIAIIFPVVLSVILFFMTIFLLVLPTLESALMAQRRGLIHELTETAWSTIHQYYQKQLDGELTKKAAQEQAIAHVRQLRYGLNAKDYFWINDMAPRMIMHPYRPDLEGKDISHYADPGGKRLFVEFVKVVRKSGGGYVDYQWQWMDEPNRIVPKISFVKAFAPWEWVVGTGVYIVDIQNEISAITRKLTLICIGIMALVFLLSVVIVWQGVKVEKERSRAEQRTRLQQEQLYQAGKMATIGTLAAGVAHEINNPVTAILLNAPILRELWQHLVPMDPDSPEVGQAVSDGTADFSGLYARIPHLLNHIEDGAKRIKNIVNELKDFARISPPEMTHDVFINSVVEKAVTLVASLIKASTDHFSVQLAPDLPRLRGNTQKVEQVIVNLLVNACQALPDKSREIRASTGMDAEKRLITVVVADTGIGIPEEVLARIKDPFFTTKQSRGNTGLGLAISDRIMKDHGGDLHIRAIPNEGTMAVLSFPIGDENSSKGDK from the coding sequence ATGTCAAAAGAACCCGCCGCTCAGTTGCTCCAACACCTGCCCATCGCCATTATTTTTCCGGTGGTGCTTTCCGTGATCTTATTTTTCATGACGATTTTCCTGTTGGTGCTTCCAACGCTGGAATCTGCGCTCATGGCCCAGCGGCGGGGGCTTATTCATGAATTGACGGAAACCGCCTGGAGCACGATCCATCAGTATTACCAGAAGCAATTAGATGGCGAGCTGACGAAAAAGGCGGCCCAAGAACAAGCCATCGCCCATGTGCGGCAGCTTCGGTATGGCCTGAATGCCAAAGATTATTTCTGGATCAATGATATGGCGCCGCGCATGATCATGCATCCTTACCGGCCGGACCTGGAGGGCAAGGATATCTCACATTATGCGGACCCCGGCGGCAAACGGCTCTTTGTTGAGTTTGTGAAGGTGGTTCGGAAGAGCGGGGGAGGGTATGTCGATTATCAATGGCAGTGGATGGATGAGCCTAACCGCATTGTTCCCAAGATTTCCTTTGTCAAGGCCTTCGCCCCATGGGAATGGGTGGTGGGAACCGGGGTTTATATCGTTGACATTCAAAATGAAATATCGGCTATTACCCGGAAACTGACCTTGATCTGCATCGGGATTATGGCGCTGGTGTTTCTGCTTTCGGTGGTCATTGTCTGGCAGGGTGTGAAGGTGGAAAAGGAGCGAAGCCGGGCTGAACAAAGAACCCGGCTACAGCAGGAACAGTTGTACCAGGCCGGAAAAATGGCGACCATCGGTACCCTTGCCGCCGGTGTGGCCCATGAAATCAACAATCCGGTGACGGCTATCCTTTTAAATGCACCGATTTTAAGAGAGTTGTGGCAGCATTTGGTACCGATGGACCCGGATTCCCCCGAGGTGGGTCAGGCGGTTTCGGATGGGACTGCGGATTTTTCCGGTCTTTACGCTCGCATTCCGCACCTGTTGAATCATATTGAGGACGGCGCCAAGCGAATCAAAAATATCGTAAATGAATTAAAGGATTTTGCCAGAATATCCCCGCCGGAAATGACCCACGATGTCTTTATCAATTCGGTGGTGGAAAAGGCGGTTACCCTGGTCGCGAGTCTGATCAAAGCCTCAACGGATCATTTTTCCGTTCAGTTGGCGCCGGACCTTCCCCGATTGAGGGGCAATACGCAAAAGGTGGAACAGGTGATTGTTAACCTGCTGGTCAATGCCTGTCAGGCCTTGCCTGACAAATCCCGGGAAATAAGGGCGTCAACCGGCATGGACGCGGAAAAACGCCTTATCACCGTTGTGGTCGCGGATACGGGCATCGGCATACCCGAGGAAGTGCTGGCGCGAATAAAGGATCCGTTTTTTACCACGAAGCAGAGCCGTGGCAATACCGGCTTGGGGCTAGCCATTTCCGACCGGATCATGAAGGACCATGGCGGCGATTTGCACATTCGAGCGATTCCCAACGAGGGGACGATGGCCGTTCTATCCTTTCCGATTGGTGACGAAAATAGCAGTAAAGGGGACAAATGA